From Anaerolineae bacterium, the proteins below share one genomic window:
- a CDS encoding cytochrome C: MAANYIESMANRTVERPASGESRARQLAARLPSLTYVLAAGLLLASIALPYWNMTLLAPQYPGGLYVRVFVNRMTGDDDPVLDEVREIDNLNHYIGMRPLAEAAQFERSIAVPALLLLAGLLVVAAFWRRRWGWLLVVPPLLFPIVFLADMAYWLNNFGQNLDPYAPFSSAIQPFTPPILGEGLVGQFRTIAALDTGWFLATAGSLLILAGLVTTLVQARRGHPGRGAA, from the coding sequence ATGGCGGCTAACTACATCGAAAGCATGGCGAATCGCACCGTCGAGCGTCCGGCCAGCGGCGAATCGCGAGCACGACAGCTGGCAGCCCGCCTGCCCTCGCTGACTTATGTCCTAGCGGCGGGCCTGCTGCTAGCCTCAATCGCCCTGCCCTACTGGAATATGACCCTGCTCGCCCCGCAGTATCCCGGAGGCCTGTACGTACGGGTCTTCGTCAACCGCATGACCGGCGACGATGATCCTGTGCTGGATGAAGTCCGCGAGATCGACAATCTCAACCATTACATCGGGATGCGCCCGCTGGCGGAGGCTGCGCAGTTCGAGCGCTCGATTGCTGTCCCGGCTCTACTCCTGCTCGCGGGGCTGCTGGTGGTGGCCGCCTTCTGGCGGCGGCGCTGGGGCTGGTTACTGGTGGTGCCGCCGCTACTTTTCCCGATCGTGTTCCTGGCGGATATGGCCTACTGGCTCAACAACTTTGGCCAGAACCTGGACCCCTACGCGCCGTTTTCCAGCGCCATTCAGCCATTCACACCACCTATCCTCGGTGAAGGGCTGGTCGGGCAGTTCCGCACGATTGCTGCGCTGGATACAGGTTGGTTCCTGGCGACAGCAGGATCGCTACTGATCCTGGCCGGGCTGGTCACTACCCTGGTCCAGGCCCGCCGGGGACACCCTGGAAGAGGAGCGGCCTAG